A section of the Apodemus sylvaticus chromosome 10, mApoSyl1.1, whole genome shotgun sequence genome encodes:
- the Mis12 gene encoding protein MIS12 homolog, whose protein sequence is MSVDPMAYEAQFFGFTPQTCLLRIYVAFQDHLFEVMQAVEQVILKKLEGIPDCEISPVQTRKCTEKFLCFMKGRFDNLFSKMEQLILQSILCIPPNILLPEDKCQETNPFSEEKFQLLKQEIKELQEKYKVELCTEQALLAELEEQKTVKAKLRETLTFFDELENIGRYQGTSNFRESLVSLTQNCRKLQNIIDNVEKESKKLETQ, encoded by the coding sequence ATGTCTGTGGATCCGATGGCCTACGAGGCCCAGTTCTTTGGCTTCACACCACAGACTTGTCTGCTGAGGATCTACGTAGCGTTTCAAGACCACCTGTTTGAAGTGATGCAGGCTGTTGAGCAGGTTATCCTAAAGAAGCTGGAGGGCATTCCAGACTGTGAGATTAGCCCTGTCCAGACTCGTAAATgcacagagaagtttctttgcTTCATGAAAGGACGCTTCGATAACCTTTTCAGCAAAATGGAGCAACTGATTTTGCAGTCGATTTTGTGTATTCCCCCAAACATCCTGCTTCCTGAAGACAAGTGTCAGGAGACAAATCCTTTCAGTGAAGAAAAATTCCAGCTTCTCAAACAGGAGATCAAAGAGTTACAGGAGAAATACAAAGTTGAATTATGTACTGAGCAAGCCCTTCTTGCAGAATTAGAGGAGCAAAAAACTGTTAAAGCCAAACTCAGAGAGACTTTGACTTTCTTTGATGAGCTTGAAAACATTGGCAGATATCAAGGAACTAGTAACTTTAGGGAGAGTTTGGTATCCCTGACCCAGAACTGCAGAAAACTCCAGAACATTATAGACAAcgtagaaaaagaaagcaaaaaactgGAAACACAGTAA